In the genome of Variovorax sp. PAMC26660, the window GTCACGCACGAAATGGCTTTCGCCCGCAAGGTGGCGAGCCGCGTGATCTTCATCGACGTGGGCGGCAAGATCCTGGAAGACTGCCCGAAGGACGAGTTCTTCAACCACCCTGAAAACCGTCAGCCGCGTACCAAGGATTTCCTGAACAAGATCCTGCAGCATTGATCGATTCGCTGCCGTACGGGAAAGTCAAAGAAAGCCACGCTGTTTCGCAGCGTGGCTTTTTTCATTCGCGGCCTGCCGCGGGCAGTGCCCTGTCGAACTGCGAGGGCGGGCAGTCCCACCGCGCTGAGCGGGATCGTGTTTAGGCACCTGTGCGCGCAAGTGCGTTGATCAAGGCTTGGAATGCGTTCAATCCAGAGATGGCCTTGGTTCCCTGGGCGGGATTTGAATCTACACTCCAGCCGCAGAAGAAATTCGCTCCAGTGAACCGGAGCGTTGTCGGTCTTGCCTGGGGCGCGGGCAAGTCCACAGGAATCAAAGGAGAGAGGATGGACAAGCTGGCAGCCTGGTTTTCCGTGCTGATGCTGGGACTGGTTGGACACCAGGCGATTGCCCACACCGGGCCCACGAACGAGGACATGTTCGAAGACTGCAAGGTCTATCAAGAGTCGCAGAAAAATGACTCGAAGGGCGGCAAGGCGGCGCTGCAGTCGATGTATTGCCTGGGATGGGCGACCGGGGCATTTCAGATGTTCAACGTTCAGTCGCGGTGCGACATGAGCAGAAGAACCATCAATGGCACGATCGATCAGTATGTTGCATTGATTCGGCGCGAGGGTCTGCTCGATCAACCGGCCACCATTACCCTGTCGCTCTACATGGAAGGGTGCTACTGCGGAAAGTCATCGGCCGTGTTCTCATGCAGATGACCTGGCTGTGAAGCACTTGGCTTGCAGTACCGAACAAGAGGCAACGCATTTCCGATAGACGGTCGAAGTCTTCTAGCCTCGCATGAAGCCGGCGTATGCGGGCAGTGCGAAGATGCTGCCCAGAACAAGCAGGAGCACCTCGTAGGTCGCGAGTCCTGCCCAGAACTTGAAAGGCTCCTGCTGCCTGAAAACCCTGTACCCGGCGCCGATGACTCCCGCTTTGACTGCCGAATAGGGATACCACAAGGGCAGGCTGAACCAGCACAACAGCGCGACGGAGTAGAGGAGTTGCGACCAGAGGCTTGGCTCGACTGCCTTTGCGATGAGCTGCAGGACAAGGCCGCTTATCAACATGCCCGCTGAAATCCGGTCGAAGGAGGTAGATGGATTCGCCGAGTCTGGGATGGGCATCGTGTGATGCTAGCTGTTCTGCCCGATCAAAGAACACAGATGGGGCGTGGCTCAGGGCAACCGAGAAATCCTCTGCGTCAGCAGATCGAAGAAGCCCTGCGCATCCCCTTCTGCAATCCAGTTCACGTTGGCCGGCTTCTTCAGCCCGCCGTACCAGTCGACCGCCGTCTGGCCGAAGCCGATGCCTTCGCGGCTGTCGACTTCCACATTCACCTGCCTGCCCTTGAACAGCGAAGGCTGCAGCAGGTAGCCGATCACCGTGGCGTCATGCACCGGGCCGCCGGTCAGGCCGTAGTACTTCATGTCGTGCTGCACATAGGCATCGAGGATGTCGGCGACGGTCTTGCCGGCCTGGTTGCCGATGCCGCGCAGCCTGGCGATGCGCTCGGGGCTGGTCAGCACCTTGTGCGTGACGTCCAGCGGCAGCATGGTGATCGGCACACCGCTCTTGAGCACGATCTCGGCCGCATGCGGGTCGGCGAAGACGTTGAACTCGGCCGTCGGCGTGATGTTGCCGCCGTTGAAATGTGCGCCGCCCATCAGCACCAGCTCGCGCAGGCCGCGTGTGATGTCGGGGGCCTGTGTCAGCGCCAGCGCGAGGTTCGTTTCGGGCCCGAGCATCGCGAGCGTTACGCTCTTGTCGGGGGCCGCGCGCAGCGTGCGGATCAGGTAGTCGACGGCATTGCCTTCGGCCAGCGGCTGGCTCGGCTCGTGTACCTTCACGCCCGTGATGCCTTCGCTGCCGTGAATGTCGGCCGCATAGATCGGCGTGCGCACCAGGGGGCGCGGCGCACCGGCATAGACCGGAATGTCGGGCCGCTTCGCCCATTCGCGTGCAAGCCGTGCATTGCGTGATGTCTTGGCCAGCGGCACGTTGCCCGCCACCGTGGTCAGCGCCTGGATCTTCAGCTCGTCGGGCGAAGCCATGGCGAACAGCAGCGCGATGACGTCGTCGGCGCCGGGGTCGGTGTCGATGATCAGCGTGTGCACCGTGGGCTTGCCGGGCGTGGCATCGGCGGCATGGGCATTCGAGGCAGCGAGGCTGAGGGTCAAGATGACGAATCCAAGAACAACAGGAAGGGCCAGAAGAAAAAGCAGGCGGCGTGCCGTCGTGGATGCGATGGCCGATGCGGTGGATTTCAGGGGCATGGGAGCGATTCCTTGCAGGCGCGGGAGTGCGCCGCAAGTCAGTCTGCCAGAGCATCGCGCGCCGCAACGCGCGATCGCGGCTGCATTTTCGGCCATCGCGCGCAAGCGTGCGACACGTGCAAACCAAGGGGTTAGCGCGCGAATTCGCCCGGAGTGAAAAGTGTGCAGGCGAGCAGCGGTGACGCACGCCTCACTGTTGCGCGCGCCCCTCACCGAGCCGCTGCGCGAAGAACGACAGGATCTCGTCGCGCGCTGCCACGGTGGGCTGGCCCGCTTCGTCGATCAGGTGCGCCGTCACCACGCTGTGCGGGCTGGCGACCACCTTGTCGAAGAAGGGCGGTGTCTGTGGATTGGCCGCGCTGTCGGGCAGCACGCGCGCGACGAAGCGCTGCCCCAGCGCTTCGGCAAAGGCGGCGAAACGCTCGGCCCTGCAATGCCTGTCGCCGTCGAAGCGGTAGGCCATCACCGTCAGGTCTTCGCGCTCCAGGCGCTCCCGCACGGCGGCCAGTTCCTCGGGCGCCATGTTCATGCCGGCCGGGTTGTCCATGGGCAGCGAAGGTTGGCACACCACCGGCGCCAACATCGAAGGCTCCAGCATCATCGACAGCGCGAAGTTGCCGGTGAAGCACATGCCGATCGCGCCCACGCCGGGGCCACCGCATTCCTCGTGCGCGAGCCGGGCGAGGGCACGCAGCCACTGCGTCACCGGGCTCGATTCGTTGGAAGCAAAGGCACGAAACTCCGCACTGACGCAGGCGCGCTTGAAGGTGGCGATGCCTTCCTCGACACCCGGCACGGCACCATCGCGGCCGAACAGCGACGGCATGTAGACCGTGAAGCCCGCGTCGCGCACCCATCGGCTGAAGCGCGCGACGTGCGGGCTGATGCCCGGCATCTCGGTCATCACGATCACTGCGGGCCCCGTGCCCGTCACGTGGACCACCTTGGTGATGCTGTCGAGCGTGATCGAACGGGGCTCGAAATCGTCCAGCGGATCGTCGCGATTCATGCGGTGGCCTCCACCAGATGCTGCAGGTGTGCGTAGCCCGCGGCGCGGGCGAAATCGGGGAGCTTCCACAGCGCGCCGCCCACGCCCCAGGTGCCATTGGGCACGTCGTGCAGGACGACCGAACTCAGCAGTTGGCGCTTGTCGCCCTCGGGCATCGAAGCCTTGAATGCCGCGTGCATCAGTTGGACGAACTGCGCGCGCGATGCCTCGTCCAGCACACCGGCAGGCAACTGCACGGTGGCCGCACAAGGCAGGAACTTCGCCGTGACGTCGGCCCCGCCGCATGTCCAATTGCCGGCGCTGATTTCCTCGATCAGCACCCAGCAGAGGAACTGCTTGGCCGGGTCGGACGGAATCTGC includes:
- a CDS encoding tautomerase, encoding MPNILVKIPQGSFPSDSRATLVLKIREAASAAEQIPSDPAKQFLCWVLIEEISAGNWTCGGADVTAKFLPCAATVQLPAGVLDEASRAQFVQLMHAAFKASMPEGDKRQLLSSVVLHDVPNGTWGVGGALWKLPDFARAAGYAHLQHLVEATA
- a CDS encoding dienelactone hydrolase family protein, producing MNRDDPLDDFEPRSITLDSITKVVHVTGTGPAVIVMTEMPGISPHVARFSRWVRDAGFTVYMPSLFGRDGAVPGVEEGIATFKRACVSAEFRAFASNESSPVTQWLRALARLAHEECGGPGVGAIGMCFTGNFALSMMLEPSMLAPVVCQPSLPMDNPAGMNMAPEELAAVRERLEREDLTVMAYRFDGDRHCRAERFAAFAEALGQRFVARVLPDSAANPQTPPFFDKVVASPHSVVTAHLIDEAGQPTVAARDEILSFFAQRLGEGRAQQ
- a CDS encoding nucleoside hydrolase, which translates into the protein MALPVVLGFVILTLSLAASNAHAADATPGKPTVHTLIIDTDPGADDVIALLFAMASPDELKIQALTTVAGNVPLAKTSRNARLAREWAKRPDIPVYAGAPRPLVRTPIYAADIHGSEGITGVKVHEPSQPLAEGNAVDYLIRTLRAAPDKSVTLAMLGPETNLALALTQAPDITRGLRELVLMGGAHFNGGNITPTAEFNVFADPHAAEIVLKSGVPITMLPLDVTHKVLTSPERIARLRGIGNQAGKTVADILDAYVQHDMKYYGLTGGPVHDATVIGYLLQPSLFKGRQVNVEVDSREGIGFGQTAVDWYGGLKKPANVNWIAEGDAQGFFDLLTQRISRLP